From Gloeocapsa sp. PCC 73106, one genomic window encodes:
- a CDS encoding bifunctional metallophosphatase/5'-nucleotidase — protein sequence MTFTLQILHTSDQEAGIPALRDAIGLSAVMEALEDDYPNSIKLTSGDVYISGPFYGASADIYDFSEQSAVSGIADILIQNAYGWDAAAVGNHEFSASDTGFFNLIAPNPNIRNGEGGGVGIDPAVGYPGTSFPYLASNLDYSGATIPPGLNIVEGGQNAQPNSLTSSVVVDVNGESIGVLGAVTPYLPAIANIGNIRMTTGDNITAATPIATQVEVLIENLTPEVETLVAQGINKIILMTHLQEAEIEQALAQAIVDQNIPIDILMGGGSHRVMASPEDPLRADETQTQPRLLIPYPQEFSGGDNTIYYVNTDANYRYLSQFVPTFDDNGEIISFSEENSQPYATDVAGVDRLYPEAITTFDDVRAQADPEVVAIVDGVGNFVNSLDANIFGQTDVFLNGLRGSVRTEETNLGNLTADSQRFYSQRFLDEYGAELLEGFDEIQLSFKNGGGIRDIIGTSYIEGGTNELIQLPPQANPGVGKEEGDISELDISNSLRFNSGIVVGKVTAAGLYELVEHMVSAVELGSGRFGQISGFKFSFDPSQPARTDTQPGSRIQNLVLTNPEGEGILTIVENGQLLADPNLTFSISTQDFLANGGDSYPTVITDLVELITLEEPNSAADLESGKEQDAFAEFLAAVYNNENGQDPFAVADTSVSEDERIQNLAFREDTIIDDPGTPSPEVPAIVFGTDGDDSFDTEVPGDSNFIGDNQILFTGGGNDTVDITFAPGGTNSRVDLGSGNDLLFAGSNHRILGELGDDVFFLGSGEGNNTVTGAVGSDQFWLVTDAVDLPSTPNVITDFTPGEDVIGFANTSLGFSDLTLNAQGDDIIVNALGQDLAILRNIQVTDLSDANFAFV from the coding sequence ATGACATTTACTCTACAAATACTTCACACTTCTGACCAAGAAGCAGGTATTCCCGCATTAAGAGACGCGATCGGTCTGTCTGCGGTAATGGAAGCTTTAGAAGACGACTACCCCAACAGTATTAAGCTTACCTCCGGGGATGTATATATTTCTGGTCCATTTTATGGAGCGAGTGCTGATATCTACGACTTTTCAGAACAATCTGCGGTATCGGGTATAGCGGATATCTTGATTCAAAACGCCTATGGTTGGGACGCAGCAGCGGTAGGAAACCACGAGTTTAGCGCCAGTGATACGGGCTTTTTTAATCTAATCGCACCCAATCCTAACATCCGCAACGGTGAAGGGGGTGGTGTAGGAATAGATCCTGCGGTAGGTTATCCGGGAACCAGTTTCCCCTATCTAGCTAGCAATCTAGACTATTCTGGAGCTACAATACCCCCAGGCTTAAATATAGTAGAAGGCGGTCAAAACGCTCAACCTAACAGTCTTACTAGTAGTGTGGTAGTAGACGTCAATGGGGAAAGTATAGGGGTACTCGGTGCAGTAACACCTTACTTACCTGCGATCGCCAATATCGGTAATATCAGAATGACTACCGGCGATAACATTACCGCAGCTACACCTATTGCTACTCAGGTAGAAGTGCTAATTGAAAATCTCACCCCAGAAGTTGAGACATTAGTAGCACAGGGTATCAATAAAATCATCCTGATGACTCACCTACAGGAAGCAGAGATTGAACAAGCTCTCGCTCAAGCGATAGTAGACCAAAATATACCCATAGACATCCTCATGGGTGGTGGTTCTCACCGAGTAATGGCGAGTCCTGAAGATCCTTTACGCGCTGATGAAACTCAAACCCAACCTAGATTGCTGATCCCCTATCCTCAAGAGTTTAGTGGCGGTGATAACACGATTTACTACGTTAATACGGACGCTAACTATCGCTATCTGAGTCAGTTTGTTCCTACCTTCGATGACAATGGCGAAATCATTAGCTTCAGCGAGGAGAACAGTCAGCCCTACGCTACCGACGTTGCTGGTGTAGATCGCCTGTATCCCGAAGCAATTACTACCTTTGATGATGTCAGAGCACAAGCAGATCCAGAAGTTGTGGCGATCGTCGATGGTGTTGGTAATTTTGTCAATAGTCTAGATGCTAATATTTTCGGTCAAACTGACGTCTTCCTCAATGGTTTACGCGGCTCAGTGCGCACCGAAGAGACTAATTTAGGCAATCTTACCGCAGATTCTCAACGTTTCTACTCCCAAAGATTTCTAGATGAGTACGGAGCTGAACTTCTAGAAGGGTTCGATGAGATTCAACTTTCCTTTAAAAATGGTGGCGGTATTCGCGATATTATCGGTACCTCCTACATCGAAGGTGGAACGAACGAATTAATACAATTACCACCTCAAGCTAATCCAGGGGTAGGTAAAGAAGAAGGAGATATCTCTGAATTAGATATCAGTAACTCTCTACGCTTTAATAGTGGTATAGTAGTCGGAAAGGTTACAGCAGCGGGACTCTATGAACTTGTTGAGCATATGGTTTCAGCCGTAGAACTCGGTAGCGGACGTTTTGGTCAAATTAGTGGCTTCAAATTTAGCTTTGATCCTAGTCAACCAGCTCGCACTGATACCCAGCCTGGATCGCGTATCCAGAATCTTGTCCTAACCAACCCAGAAGGCGAAGGAATCCTCACCATCGTGGAAAATGGACAGTTACTAGCCGATCCTAATTTAACCTTCAGTATCTCTACCCAAGACTTCCTAGCTAATGGAGGCGATAGCTATCCTACGGTGATTACCGATCTAGTGGAACTGATCACCCTAGAAGAGCCAAACAGCGCAGCAGATCTAGAATCTGGTAAAGAACAAGATGCCTTTGCTGAGTTTTTAGCCGCTGTCTATAACAACGAAAACGGACAGGATCCCTTCGCTGTCGCTGATACCTCCGTATCTGAAGATGAGCGCATTCAAAACCTCGCATTCCGTGAGGATACTATCATCGATGACCCGGGAACTCCTTCTCCAGAAGTTCCTGCTATAGTCTTTGGTACCGATGGAGATGACTCCTTTGATACAGAAGTACCCGGAGATAGCAACTTTATCGGTGACAATCAGATTCTCTTTACTGGTGGAGGAAATGACACCGTAGATATTACTTTTGCTCCCGGAGGAACTAACTCTCGCGTCGATTTAGGTAGCGGGAATGATTTACTCTTCGCAGGTAGCAATCATCGTATTTTGGGCGAATTAGGTGACGATGTTTTCTTCTTGGGTTCTGGTGAGGGTAACAACACAGTTACCGGTGCTGTAGGTAGCGATCAGTTTTGGTTAGTTACTGATGCTGTCGATTTACCCTCTACCCCTAACGTGATTACTGACTTTACTCCTGGTGAGGATGTGATCGGTTTTGCTAATACTAGTCTTGGTTTTAGCGATTTAACTTTAAATGCACAGGGCGATGATATTATTGTTAACGCTCTGGGACAAGATCTAGCGATTCTGCGTAACATACAAGTTACTGACTTGAGCGATGCTAACTTCGCTTTTGTGTAA
- a CDS encoding SPFH domain-containing protein: MRNLKLSQIVTLGVLFFAGLIALIFLKKTLTVIPAGEVGVSEVFGKVSDTPLNPGLHIINPLGKVVKFSTRLQDVKETVETTSKEGLTIELDVSLQYKANPNKIISIYQNIGTDEEEIVISRFRSITRQITANYPLNAIYGEKRQEIASVLKQNLKASLEPLGFQVEEVLLREIILPQSVQNAIEAKIAAEQQSLQIEFEIVKQRQQADFAIETAQKTAQKQKIEAQAKAERQQIEAVATAEAQRIITQQLTPAILQLKTIEATQDLAQSPNTKLIILGGDNQQLPQIFFPNE, encoded by the coding sequence ATGAGAAATCTTAAGTTAAGTCAAATCGTCACCCTAGGAGTTCTTTTTTTCGCAGGTTTAATTGCATTAATATTTCTCAAAAAAACTTTAACCGTCATTCCCGCAGGTGAGGTAGGAGTATCTGAAGTTTTTGGTAAAGTTTCTGATACCCCGCTTAATCCTGGATTGCATATAATTAATCCTTTAGGGAAAGTAGTCAAATTTTCAACTCGCTTACAAGATGTCAAAGAAACTGTAGAAACTACCTCTAAAGAAGGTCTCACTATTGAATTAGACGTTAGCTTACAGTATAAAGCTAACCCCAATAAAATAATTAGTATTTATCAAAATATCGGTACAGATGAAGAGGAAATTGTTATTTCCCGTTTTCGCTCTATAACTCGTCAAATTACTGCTAATTACCCTTTAAATGCTATTTATGGGGAAAAAAGACAAGAAATAGCCAGTGTTTTAAAACAAAATCTTAAAGCTAGTTTAGAGCCTCTTGGTTTTCAAGTAGAAGAAGTGTTACTCAGAGAAATAATTCTACCGCAAAGCGTACAAAACGCGATTGAAGCGAAAATAGCAGCAGAACAACAAAGTCTACAAATAGAGTTTGAAATAGTCAAACAGAGACAACAAGCAGATTTTGCCATAGAAACAGCCCAAAAAACCGCACAAAAGCAAAAAATTGAAGCTCAAGCTAAAGCGGAAAGACAACAGATTGAAGCAGTAGCGACAGCGGAAGCTCAGCGTATCATTACACAACAACTAACGCCAGCAATTTTACAGTTAAAGACGATTGAAGCCACTCAAGATTTAGCTCAATCCCCCAATACTAAACTAATTATTCTGGGTGGCGATAATCAGCAACTACCTCAGATTTTTTTCCCTAATGAGTAA